A stretch of the Acanthochromis polyacanthus isolate Apoly-LR-REF ecotype Palm Island chromosome 22, KAUST_Apoly_ChrSc, whole genome shotgun sequence genome encodes the following:
- the LOC110969955 gene encoding nck-associated protein 5 isoform X6 has product MSQFVDHDAVSVCGRIRNVPLLELLAEYMDANKCIDELLKQLEEERRNVRREKLAVARLQREVARSKSEGTMREKLIHELEEERRLRLESEKRLREVTEESELGRAQMVSLQQQFSRMEETVRSLLQNQGVLEQTAVDTVDIMKAYKDKLSAEVQKQRDGPEENGSLPSTQAELDPGQPPDPEHDASQAEEDKDKTKLLLERLKALEEKNSALALENESQREQYERCLDEVANQVVQALLTQKDLREECLKLRTRVFDLEQQNRALSILFQQRIKPASDLLLQKLHSRIMDLSAADLLLEPERSKAFLLSRNTDSPSNEVQLNGKASLPVAKCLSQLSLTVPAPVYPRSSCSSSELSLSSACSEFSSGSYTWNDGRSCGKMSSLTWEKRLSLGSSAPSNICAPPEEQQPTRRKESHILEGLRKLQRRKHRSSSCSSKVSKSGYKDCMNSNEGIYSLGIKNSSKGVSKPMHVSRTSAARGKQFSYDSDDADDELAQSSCRDNIPTKDSWFHCKKLSHSISDSLCSWEGTPESGGGDDGTSAPVATKPSSGYDSKERPEKLMSFINSFLPEGGRPSAFTKPSKLHFNPPDPEGPNHLSDADDPEELNSESSDIRISAFSQLPEQAERDSKRLSRDAAKLLTQQCLRRDQGRTQSADGRPRPFSLIKEPKGTKCTQSEESILAIFDAEGEPIELCAQKLAEGAGPRKVIQSRKVVPDYTELVPHERPTRQKSANARNYTVLESPEKPSEYQIRTSKASSSREGSAERLSMQLTPQRKLIKPPTNRANKGHSIPPMNDSAGSKSNGSKIPGRNKPSGSPLRLSKGSNTEPSNSGNSGPSGQEKSPSSPTVKMSRFIKTQGSCSQSPKAVNSKLPSRPEWSKGSSSSSPHLSRRHLEYADNGEQPTRDKHCETSKNKLRSPSPPPPPGRTTSLLIRPNYEGSPQAHKTGVAHPSTPTTVRGPPPSYHTSLLPNMQSTLPIKDKDCLDLDAGYGTALAPQKLVDKTSQHLQKSPAMTQTPSKGTSKRMTTKDYLPSANSGCAREPENAPKNSKNVPPPYSALKGSSLQNSFANKRGSAHENVHQSVQKTSISLPISLQDTHQGQAEPQTDKAVISPPSSVVMSPNPVEKTSKTRIPMGFKAFLKSPPSHKSSPSVPGKQEKDHINSVSKETVTSNASTQCDSLQSVYTTDSSKMSAKEGTGEGQCRLLEDELDVSVLPEEGEACNKGKRSSQLFGRSISVTTKPHLKPALGMNGAKARSQSFSTNYIEKPNINVLDGPGKIRTQIITNSGERGNSLTRQSSLEAPSVLVESPVHSPRTRLSHYGGMTGSNSHSILPERTFKSDPKGEGSQGTVKGEAVTSPSSQKVVRSLPMSDRIGLNNIRKPAKVASHPQFQPPSSCVYSVENPVRETEGIATTPTEPDFSREVITQTDSPNKSADTEEKKASPTCCTIEEKVMMGIQENVQKCQEQEKVAATEAKQKTGPSLANWFGLRKSKLPALSGKKADSPKGKEEKKELKIGSVLGGKQMKSDKKKEKKKNDNQQKDSQEVQSLSEMNNKLSSIMDHCNNQMGQIASQIQCTTAFIGKDQFVKELLGRTAMKGNSVTASPPGISTPKKHGEMKGDMEICPDTAAPAVR; this is encoded by the exons GATAAACTCTCCGCGGAAGTGCAGAAGCAGCGTGATGGCCCTGAAGAAAACGGCTCCCTGCCGTCAACTCAAGCGGAGCTGGACCCTGGGCAGCCGCCGGATCCCGAACATGATGCCAGCCAAGCAGAAGAGGACAAAGACAAAACCAAGCTCCTTCTGGAGCGCCTCAAGGCCCTGGAG GAGAAGAATTCGGCCTTGGCCCTAGAGAATGAGAGCCAGAGGGAACAGTATGAACGCTGTCTGGATGAG gTTGCCAATCAAGTCGTGCAGGCGCTTCTCACCCAAAAG GATCTGAGAGAGGAATGTCTGAAGCTGCGAACCAGGGTTTTTGACCTCGAGCAGCAGAATCGGGCGCTGAGTATTTTGTTCCAGCAGAGGATCAAGCCTGCCTCGGATCTGCTTCTCCAG AAACTCCACTCTCGGATCATGGATCTGTCTGCGGCAGATTTGCTCCTGGAGCCAGAGAGAAGCAAGGCTTTCCTGCTTTCCAGGAATACCGACTCCCCGTCGAAT GAGGTTCAGTTGAATGGAAAGGCCAGTCTCCCTGTAGCAAAGTGTCTGAGCCAGCTGAGTCTGACGGTGCCAGCACCTGTATACCCTCGCAGCAGCTGTAGCAGTAGTGAGTTGTCCCTGTCAAGTGCATGCAGTGAATTCTCCAGCGGCTCATACACCTGGAATGATGGACGCTCCTGTGGGAAAATG TCATCGCTGACCTGGGAGAAGAGGCTGAGTTTGGGTTCATCAGCCCCGAGTAATATCTGTGCGCCCCCAGAAGAGCAGCAGCCCACAAGACGTAAGGAGAGCCACATACTGGAGGGACTGAGGAAGCTCCAGAGGAGGAAACACAGGAGCTCTTCTTGTTCGTCCAAGGTCTCCAAGTCAGGCTACAAAGATTGTATGAACTCCAATGAGGGCATCTACTCCCTGGGTATCAAGAACAGCAGTAAGGGAGTCTCCAAGCCGATGCATGTCAGCAGAACTTCAGCTGCACGGGGCAAGCAGTTCTCTTATGATTCCGATGATGCAGATGATGAATTGGCACAGTCCAGTTGCAGAGATAACATCCCCACCAAGGACAGTTGGTTTCACTGTAAGAAACTCTCCCACAGCATCTCAGACAGTTTGTGTAGCTGGGAGGGGACACCGGAGAGTGGAGGTGGAGATGATGGTACCTCGGCTCCTGTAGCTACAAAACCGTCTTCTGGCTATGACTCAAAAGAACGTCCTGAGAAGCTCATGAGTTTCATTAACAGTTTTCTCCCTGAGGGAGGGCGGCCATCAGCTTTTACTAAACCATCCAAGCTGCACTTCAACCCTCCTGACCCAGAAGGTCCCAATCACCTATCTGATGCGGATGATCCAGAGGAACTGAACTCTGAGTCTAGTGACATCCGAATATCAGCCTTTAGTCAGCTGCCAGAGCAAGCAGAGAGGGACTCCAAGAGGCTGTCAAGGGATGCTGCCAAACTGCTCACACAACAGTGCTTGCGGAGAGACCAGGGACGCACCCAGTCTGCAGATGGAAGGCCCAGACCTTTCAGTCTAATAAAGGAGCCCAAAGGAACCAAGTGCACCCAATCTGAGGAGAGCATACTGGCGATATTTGATGCAGAAGGAGAGCCGATTGAACTTTGTGCTCAGAAGCTTGCAGAAGGTGCTGGGCCTCGAAAGGTCATTCAAAGTAGAAAAGTAGTTCCTGATTACACCGAACTGGTGCCCCACGAAAGACCAACAAGGCAAAAGTCTGCAAATGCAAGAAACTACACTGTTCTTGAATCTCCAGAGAAGCCCTCTGAATATCAGATTAGGACCAGCAAAGCAAGCAGTAGCAGGGAGGGAAGTGCAGAGAGGCTGTCAATGCAATTGACTCCACAAAGAAAACTAATCAAACCACCAACCAACCGAGCTAATAAAGGCCATTCCATCCCTCCCATGAATGATTCTGCAGGTTCTAAGTCTAATGGTTCAAAGATACCTGGCCGTAATAAACCTTCAGGATCCCCGCTAAGATTATCAAAGGGCTCCAACACAGAACCAAGTAACAGTGGAAACTCAGGGCCCTCTGGTCAGGAGAAATCCCCCTCATCTCCTACAGTCAAAATGTCCAGATTCATCAAAACACAAGGAAGCTGTTCACAGAGCCCAAAGGCAGTAAACTCTAAGCTCCCCAGCAGGCCCGAATGGAGTAAGGGTTCCTCGTCCAGTTCCCCTCACCTCTCAAGGAGGCACCTGGAGTATGCTGACAATGGTGAACAGCCAACCAGAGACAAACACTGTGAAACCAGCAAAAATAAACTCAGgtccccctctcctccccctcccccagGCCGCACCACCTCCTTACTGATCAGACCAAATTACGAAGGGTCGCCTCAAGCACATAAAACAGGGGTGGCTCACCCATCCACACCAACCACTGTGAGGGGCCCTCCCCCAAGTTACCACACCTCACTTCTACCAAATATGCAAAGTACACTACCCATCAAGGATAAAGACTGTTTAGACTTAGATGCAGGCTATGGGACTGCACTTGCACCTCAGAAACTGGTCGACAAAACCAGTCAGCACCTTCAAAAGTCCCCTGCCATGACTCAGACACCTTCTAAAGGCACTTCCAAGCGGATGACCACAAAAGACTACCTCCCTTCTGCAAACTCAGGGTGTGCTCGAGAACCTGAAAATGCACCTAAAAACTCAAAGAATGTCCCTCCTCCCTACAGTGCCCTCAAAGGGTCCTCACTTCAGAACTCATTTGCAAATAAGAGGGGATCTGCTCATGAAAATGTCCATCAGTCGGTGCAGAAGACCTCTATTAGTTTACCTATATCGCTTCAGGACACCCATCAAGGTCAGGCAGAGCCACAAACTGATAAAGCTGTCATCAGCCCGCCTAGCTCAGTCGTTATGTCCCCTAACCCAGTGGAAAAAACCTCAAAGACTCGCATCCCAATGGggtttaaagcatttttaaaatctccCCCTAGCCATAAAAGTAGTCCCTCTGTACCAGGTAAACAAGAAAAAGATCATATCAACTCAGTCTCCAAGGAGACTGTCACTTCAAATGCTTCTACCCAGTGTGACAGCTTGCAGTCGGTGTACACTACTGATTCATCCAAGATGTCTGCTAAAGAGGGGACAGGTGAAGGCCAGTGTAGGTTACTGGAGGATGAATTGGACGTTTCGGTGCTGCCAGAGGAGGGAGAGGCTTGCAATAAGGGGAAAAGGAGTAGTCAACTTTTTGGTAGATCCATATCTGTTACCACCAAACCTCATCTGAAGCCGGCCTTGGGGATGAATGGGGCCAAAGCCCGTAGCCAGAGTTTCAGCACCAACTATATTGAGAAACCCAACATCAATGTTCTAGATGGACCGGGAAAAATCAGAACTCAGATCATCACCAACTCGGGTGAGAGGGGGAACTCTCTGACAAGGCAGAGTTCTTTGGAGGCGCCTAGTGTTTTAGTCGAGAGTCCAGTCCATTCACCTAGGACTAGGCTTAGCCATTATGGAGGCATGACTGGGTCAAATAGTCACAGCATTCTCCCTGAGAGGACTTTTAAATCAGACCCCAAAGGTGAGGGGTCACAGGGGACAGTGAAGGGGGAGGCAGTCACCTCACCCTCTTCCCAAAAAGTGGTCCGTAGCTTACCCATGAGTGATCGGATTGGTTTAAACAACATCCGTAAGCCAGCAAAAGTCGCCTCTCATCCACAGTTTCAGCCTCCCTCCTCTTGTGTCTATAGCGTGGAGAACCCAGTGAGGGAGACTGAAGGCATAGCAACCACCCCCACTGAGCCAGACTTTAGCAGGGAAGTCATAACCCAGACGGATTCCCCAAACAAATCTGCAGATACGGAGGAGAAAAAAGCCAGCCCAACATGCTGTACAATTGAAGAAAAAGTCATGATGGGAATTCaggaaaatgtgcagaaatgtcaAGAACAAGAGAAGGTTGCTGCCACCGAGGCCAAACAGAAAACGGGCCCCTCACTGGCGAATTGGTTCGGCCTCCGTAAGAGCAAACTTCCAGCTCTGAGTGGTAAAAAAGCTGACTCCCCCAAGggaaaagaggagaagaaagagttgaagaTCGGATCTGTGCTTGGAGGCAAACAGATGAAGTCTGacaaaaagaaggagaagaagaaaaatgataaCCAGCAGAAAGACAGTCAGGAGGTGCAGAGTCTGTCTGAGATGAACAACAAGCTGAGCTCCATTATGGACCACTGCAACAATCAGATGGGTCAGATTGCCAGTCAGATCCAGTGTACAACAGCTTTTATTGGCAAAGACCAGTTCGTGAAAGAGCTTCTTGGCAG GACTGCGATGAAGGGCAACTCTGTGACTGCATCGCCGCCTGGGATCTCCACACCCAAGAAACACGGCGAAATGAAGGGCGATATGGAGATCTGTCCAGATACTGCG GCTCCGGCTGTCAGATGA
- the LOC110969955 gene encoding nck-associated protein 5 isoform X5, which translates to MREAIFRMEETVRSLLQNQGVLEQTAVDTVDIMKAYKDKLSAEVQKQRDGPEENGSLPSTQAELDPGQPPDPEHDASQAEEDKDKTKLLLERLKALEEKNSALALENESQREQYERCLDEVANQVVQALLTQKDLREECLKLRTRVFDLEQQNRALSILFQQRIKPASDLLLQKLHSRIMDLSAADLLLEPERSKAFLLSRNTDSPSNEVQLNGKASLPVAKCLSQLSLTVPAPVYPRSSCSSSELSLSSACSEFSSGSYTWNDGRSCGKMSSLTWEKRLSLGSSAPSNICAPPEEQQPTRRKESHILEGLRKLQRRKHRSSSCSSKVSKSGYKDCMNSNEGIYSLGIKNSSKGVSKPMHVSRTSAARGKQFSYDSDDADDELAQSSCRDNIPTKDSWFHCKKLSHSISDSLCSWEGTPESGGGDDGTSAPVATKPSSGYDSKERPEKLMSFINSFLPEGGRPSAFTKPSKLHFNPPDPEGPNHLSDADDPEELNSESSDIRISAFSQLPEQAERDSKRLSRDAAKLLTQQCLRRDQGRTQSADGRPRPFSLIKEPKGTKCTQSEESILAIFDAEGEPIELCAQKLAEGAGPRKVIQSRKVVPDYTELVPHERPTRQKSANARNYTVLESPEKPSEYQIRTSKASSSREGSAERLSMQLTPQRKLIKPPTNRANKGHSIPPMNDSAGSKSNGSKIPGRNKPSGSPLRLSKGSNTEPSNSGNSGPSGQEKSPSSPTVKMSRFIKTQGSCSQSPKAVNSKLPSRPEWSKGSSSSSPHLSRRHLEYADNGEQPTRDKHCETSKNKLRSPSPPPPPGRTTSLLIRPNYEGSPQAHKTGVAHPSTPTTVRGPPPSYHTSLLPNMQSTLPIKDKDCLDLDAGYGTALAPQKLVDKTSQHLQKSPAMTQTPSKGTSKRMTTKDYLPSANSGCAREPENAPKNSKNVPPPYSALKGSSLQNSFANKRGSAHENVHQSVQKTSISLPISLQDTHQGQAEPQTDKAVISPPSSVVMSPNPVEKTSKTRIPMGFKAFLKSPPSHKSSPSVPGKQEKDHINSVSKETVTSNASTQCDSLQSVYTTDSSKMSAKEGTGEGQCRLLEDELDVSVLPEEGEACNKGKRSSQLFGRSISVTTKPHLKPALGMNGAKARSQSFSTNYIEKPNINVLDGPGKIRTQIITNSGERGNSLTRQSSLEAPSVLVESPVHSPRTRLSHYGGMTGSNSHSILPERTFKSDPKGEGSQGTVKGEAVTSPSSQKVVRSLPMSDRIGLNNIRKPAKVASHPQFQPPSSCVYSVENPVRETEGIATTPTEPDFSREVITQTDSPNKSADTEEKKASPTCCTIEEKVMMGIQENVQKCQEQEKVAATEAKQKTGPSLANWFGLRKSKLPALSGKKADSPKGKEEKKELKIGSVLGGKQMKSDKKKEKKKNDNQQKDSQEVQSLSEMNNKLSSIMDHCNNQMGQIASQIQCTTAFIGKDQFVKELLGRTAMKGNSVTASPPGISTPKKHGEMKGDMEICPDTATLIMTQKISLRAENEDGHIPDTACQDHMIGSGCQMRTLDSGIGTFPLPDSVTRASGRHIPKSESSPDGVTASSSELDRESSSSYPDPSQPDVKVPSLPKTRLHAPTGMGHSLSDPTVTCISNAQDTQSRLPKLASSDAIITKRLSLCTPHSNISGSTEDKEKMKTKDHDMPGERALRVCTYSGSSSDTETEHEGSGSTLGSPQRTLISRTKKSDSVEQNEETLKRRSVEKSLSIMDYYQHDMFTHLEKDSRRISQYNLLHKESSLDGKAGERLSKEIPMEKIPVSANQPGSLSLESLNKLNHSSSSSLYPDACGGRHAEEAKSGESCCKADEPPSSSFTGRPGADPVGSLSDSLYDSFSSCTSQGSNDV; encoded by the exons GATAAACTCTCCGCGGAAGTGCAGAAGCAGCGTGATGGCCCTGAAGAAAACGGCTCCCTGCCGTCAACTCAAGCGGAGCTGGACCCTGGGCAGCCGCCGGATCCCGAACATGATGCCAGCCAAGCAGAAGAGGACAAAGACAAAACCAAGCTCCTTCTGGAGCGCCTCAAGGCCCTGGAG GAGAAGAATTCGGCCTTGGCCCTAGAGAATGAGAGCCAGAGGGAACAGTATGAACGCTGTCTGGATGAG gTTGCCAATCAAGTCGTGCAGGCGCTTCTCACCCAAAAG GATCTGAGAGAGGAATGTCTGAAGCTGCGAACCAGGGTTTTTGACCTCGAGCAGCAGAATCGGGCGCTGAGTATTTTGTTCCAGCAGAGGATCAAGCCTGCCTCGGATCTGCTTCTCCAG AAACTCCACTCTCGGATCATGGATCTGTCTGCGGCAGATTTGCTCCTGGAGCCAGAGAGAAGCAAGGCTTTCCTGCTTTCCAGGAATACCGACTCCCCGTCGAAT GAGGTTCAGTTGAATGGAAAGGCCAGTCTCCCTGTAGCAAAGTGTCTGAGCCAGCTGAGTCTGACGGTGCCAGCACCTGTATACCCTCGCAGCAGCTGTAGCAGTAGTGAGTTGTCCCTGTCAAGTGCATGCAGTGAATTCTCCAGCGGCTCATACACCTGGAATGATGGACGCTCCTGTGGGAAAATG TCATCGCTGACCTGGGAGAAGAGGCTGAGTTTGGGTTCATCAGCCCCGAGTAATATCTGTGCGCCCCCAGAAGAGCAGCAGCCCACAAGACGTAAGGAGAGCCACATACTGGAGGGACTGAGGAAGCTCCAGAGGAGGAAACACAGGAGCTCTTCTTGTTCGTCCAAGGTCTCCAAGTCAGGCTACAAAGATTGTATGAACTCCAATGAGGGCATCTACTCCCTGGGTATCAAGAACAGCAGTAAGGGAGTCTCCAAGCCGATGCATGTCAGCAGAACTTCAGCTGCACGGGGCAAGCAGTTCTCTTATGATTCCGATGATGCAGATGATGAATTGGCACAGTCCAGTTGCAGAGATAACATCCCCACCAAGGACAGTTGGTTTCACTGTAAGAAACTCTCCCACAGCATCTCAGACAGTTTGTGTAGCTGGGAGGGGACACCGGAGAGTGGAGGTGGAGATGATGGTACCTCGGCTCCTGTAGCTACAAAACCGTCTTCTGGCTATGACTCAAAAGAACGTCCTGAGAAGCTCATGAGTTTCATTAACAGTTTTCTCCCTGAGGGAGGGCGGCCATCAGCTTTTACTAAACCATCCAAGCTGCACTTCAACCCTCCTGACCCAGAAGGTCCCAATCACCTATCTGATGCGGATGATCCAGAGGAACTGAACTCTGAGTCTAGTGACATCCGAATATCAGCCTTTAGTCAGCTGCCAGAGCAAGCAGAGAGGGACTCCAAGAGGCTGTCAAGGGATGCTGCCAAACTGCTCACACAACAGTGCTTGCGGAGAGACCAGGGACGCACCCAGTCTGCAGATGGAAGGCCCAGACCTTTCAGTCTAATAAAGGAGCCCAAAGGAACCAAGTGCACCCAATCTGAGGAGAGCATACTGGCGATATTTGATGCAGAAGGAGAGCCGATTGAACTTTGTGCTCAGAAGCTTGCAGAAGGTGCTGGGCCTCGAAAGGTCATTCAAAGTAGAAAAGTAGTTCCTGATTACACCGAACTGGTGCCCCACGAAAGACCAACAAGGCAAAAGTCTGCAAATGCAAGAAACTACACTGTTCTTGAATCTCCAGAGAAGCCCTCTGAATATCAGATTAGGACCAGCAAAGCAAGCAGTAGCAGGGAGGGAAGTGCAGAGAGGCTGTCAATGCAATTGACTCCACAAAGAAAACTAATCAAACCACCAACCAACCGAGCTAATAAAGGCCATTCCATCCCTCCCATGAATGATTCTGCAGGTTCTAAGTCTAATGGTTCAAAGATACCTGGCCGTAATAAACCTTCAGGATCCCCGCTAAGATTATCAAAGGGCTCCAACACAGAACCAAGTAACAGTGGAAACTCAGGGCCCTCTGGTCAGGAGAAATCCCCCTCATCTCCTACAGTCAAAATGTCCAGATTCATCAAAACACAAGGAAGCTGTTCACAGAGCCCAAAGGCAGTAAACTCTAAGCTCCCCAGCAGGCCCGAATGGAGTAAGGGTTCCTCGTCCAGTTCCCCTCACCTCTCAAGGAGGCACCTGGAGTATGCTGACAATGGTGAACAGCCAACCAGAGACAAACACTGTGAAACCAGCAAAAATAAACTCAGgtccccctctcctccccctcccccagGCCGCACCACCTCCTTACTGATCAGACCAAATTACGAAGGGTCGCCTCAAGCACATAAAACAGGGGTGGCTCACCCATCCACACCAACCACTGTGAGGGGCCCTCCCCCAAGTTACCACACCTCACTTCTACCAAATATGCAAAGTACACTACCCATCAAGGATAAAGACTGTTTAGACTTAGATGCAGGCTATGGGACTGCACTTGCACCTCAGAAACTGGTCGACAAAACCAGTCAGCACCTTCAAAAGTCCCCTGCCATGACTCAGACACCTTCTAAAGGCACTTCCAAGCGGATGACCACAAAAGACTACCTCCCTTCTGCAAACTCAGGGTGTGCTCGAGAACCTGAAAATGCACCTAAAAACTCAAAGAATGTCCCTCCTCCCTACAGTGCCCTCAAAGGGTCCTCACTTCAGAACTCATTTGCAAATAAGAGGGGATCTGCTCATGAAAATGTCCATCAGTCGGTGCAGAAGACCTCTATTAGTTTACCTATATCGCTTCAGGACACCCATCAAGGTCAGGCAGAGCCACAAACTGATAAAGCTGTCATCAGCCCGCCTAGCTCAGTCGTTATGTCCCCTAACCCAGTGGAAAAAACCTCAAAGACTCGCATCCCAATGGggtttaaagcatttttaaaatctccCCCTAGCCATAAAAGTAGTCCCTCTGTACCAGGTAAACAAGAAAAAGATCATATCAACTCAGTCTCCAAGGAGACTGTCACTTCAAATGCTTCTACCCAGTGTGACAGCTTGCAGTCGGTGTACACTACTGATTCATCCAAGATGTCTGCTAAAGAGGGGACAGGTGAAGGCCAGTGTAGGTTACTGGAGGATGAATTGGACGTTTCGGTGCTGCCAGAGGAGGGAGAGGCTTGCAATAAGGGGAAAAGGAGTAGTCAACTTTTTGGTAGATCCATATCTGTTACCACCAAACCTCATCTGAAGCCGGCCTTGGGGATGAATGGGGCCAAAGCCCGTAGCCAGAGTTTCAGCACCAACTATATTGAGAAACCCAACATCAATGTTCTAGATGGACCGGGAAAAATCAGAACTCAGATCATCACCAACTCGGGTGAGAGGGGGAACTCTCTGACAAGGCAGAGTTCTTTGGAGGCGCCTAGTGTTTTAGTCGAGAGTCCAGTCCATTCACCTAGGACTAGGCTTAGCCATTATGGAGGCATGACTGGGTCAAATAGTCACAGCATTCTCCCTGAGAGGACTTTTAAATCAGACCCCAAAGGTGAGGGGTCACAGGGGACAGTGAAGGGGGAGGCAGTCACCTCACCCTCTTCCCAAAAAGTGGTCCGTAGCTTACCCATGAGTGATCGGATTGGTTTAAACAACATCCGTAAGCCAGCAAAAGTCGCCTCTCATCCACAGTTTCAGCCTCCCTCCTCTTGTGTCTATAGCGTGGAGAACCCAGTGAGGGAGACTGAAGGCATAGCAACCACCCCCACTGAGCCAGACTTTAGCAGGGAAGTCATAACCCAGACGGATTCCCCAAACAAATCTGCAGATACGGAGGAGAAAAAAGCCAGCCCAACATGCTGTACAATTGAAGAAAAAGTCATGATGGGAATTCaggaaaatgtgcagaaatgtcaAGAACAAGAGAAGGTTGCTGCCACCGAGGCCAAACAGAAAACGGGCCCCTCACTGGCGAATTGGTTCGGCCTCCGTAAGAGCAAACTTCCAGCTCTGAGTGGTAAAAAAGCTGACTCCCCCAAGggaaaagaggagaagaaagagttgaagaTCGGATCTGTGCTTGGAGGCAAACAGATGAAGTCTGacaaaaagaaggagaagaagaaaaatgataaCCAGCAGAAAGACAGTCAGGAGGTGCAGAGTCTGTCTGAGATGAACAACAAGCTGAGCTCCATTATGGACCACTGCAACAATCAGATGGGTCAGATTGCCAGTCAGATCCAGTGTACAACAGCTTTTATTGGCAAAGACCAGTTCGTGAAAGAGCTTCTTGGCAG GACTGCGATGAAGGGCAACTCTGTGACTGCATCGCCGCCTGGGATCTCCACACCCAAGAAACACGGCGAAATGAAGGGCGATATGGAGATCTGTCCAGATACTGCG ACCCTTATTATGACACAGAAGATCAGTCTTAGGGCTGAAAATGAGGACGGACACATCCCAGACACAGCTTGTCAAGACCACATGATAG GCTCCGGCTGTCAGATGAGAACCCTGGACAGTGGCATCGGCACATTCCCTCTCCCTGATTCTGTCACCCGGGCCAGCGGTCGCCACATCCCTAAATCTGAATCCAGCCCCGATGGGGTGACCGCCAGCTCCTCTGAGCTCGATCGGGAGTCTTCCTCTTCTTACCCTGACCCCTCACAACCTGATGTGAAAGTGCCTTCCCTTCCAAAAACCCGCCTGCATGCCCCAACCGGCATGGGTCACTCCCTGTCCGACCCCACTGTGACCTGCATCAGTAACGCCCAGGACACCCAGAGCCGCCTGCCCAAATTAGCATCCTCAG ATGCAATCATTACAAAGAGGTTGAGTCTTTGCACCCCACACAGCAACATCTCAGGTTCCACTGAGGACAAGGAGAAGATGAAAACAAAGGACCACGATATGCCGGGT GAAAGAGCGTTGCGAGTGTGCACGTACTCGGGCAGCAGCAGCGACACCGAGACTGAACACGAGGGATCcggaagcactttgggctcgcCGCAGAGGACCCTGATCAGCAGAACTAAGAAAAGTGACTCAG TCGAGCAGAATGAAGAGACCCTCAAGAGAAGAAGTGTGGAGAAATCCTTGTCAATCATGGACTACTACCAACACGATATGTTCACACACTTGGAGAAGGACAGCAGGAGGATTTCCCAGTACAACTTGTTACACAAAGAGTCATCCCTCGACGGCAAAGCAGGAGAAAGGCTCAGT